TAGGAAGTTATATTGTTTTCGCATGTGCGCGGCGTGTGCGCCGTCAGATTTTCACATGAAAGGTCGCCCGGACGGGCTTTGGGCGTCAATTACGCTTGCTGGGCAACCATGTCAAATGTAGATTGATGATGACCTACAGGGAGTAAAGCTATTGTCTGCCACACCGGAACCCAAATTTGGCTTTTATCCTCAATATATACCGCCATCTCCCTTAGAATATCTAACGTGGGGTGGGCAGTCACTTCTTCTTATCACTATGATATTCATTTTCTTTTTCATCATCGCGTCAAAAAGAAGAGAAGTTATAAAAAAAGAGAAAAGGTATGAATTTTCTGCTTATACTTTGAAATTCATATCATTTTTTTCCATCCTTTTTGGGTTATCAATTTTTATTTTTGCGATACAAAATATTTTAGTGAAAGCTGGAATAGCAGGCAATGCATATTTAGGGCAAATTGCAACACCGATTTCCGACGCCCTTACCCCACTCGTTTTTGGACTATTCAATGCCACTGTCGGTCTTTCATTCTATTTTTTTGCGAGATGGAGAAACCTCAGAGCCCTTGAATCGAAAGAAGAATCTTAAAACGGTTTCACAATCACCAATATAACAATCACCGCTGCGGTGATCCCCGGCACTTCGTTGACCAGCCGCAACTTCTTGTCCGTCATCGTTCGCTCGCCACGCGCCAGTTTTTTCGCATAAGCCATCATCCATCCATGATAGCCGGAGAGCAGCAGGACAATAAGTAATTTCCCGTGGAACCAGCCCTGACTAAACGCGTCAATATTATAAGCGAGCGCCAAGCCGAGAACCCATGTGATAATCATCGAGGGATTGAGGATGATCTTGCGCAGCCTTCCCTCTCGCTCAATCCATTTCCGGTCTTCTTCCGATCCAACGGCTGATTCCTGATGATAAACGAAAAAGCGCGGCATCATGAACAGGCCAGCCATCCAGAATATGACAAAAATGATATGGGCGGATTTTAACCAGAGATAGAGCATCGAGAGAATTTCATTCATTGCCGGACAAGTGTAAGCAGCTTTTCCACATGTTCAATGGGCGTGTCCGGTAAAATACCGTGACCCAGATTGAAAATATGCGGCCGATCTTCAAAGACTTGCAGGATATGGCGCACGGATTTTTCTAGCGCTTCGCCGCCCGCGATTAGAGCGAGCGGGTCGAGATTGCCTTGAAGGGGCAGATCATTTGGCAATATTTTGTGAGCCCAGAGTGGATCCACGGTTTCATCCAGGCCGATCGCATCTGCTTTCGTTTCATTAGCGTAAGCGGCAAGCTTGGCGCCTGCGCCCTTTGGAAAGCCGATAATCGGAAGATCAGGATGAACAGCTTTGAGCCGCGCTATAATTTCGGCATTGGGTGCAATGACCCATTTTTCAAACTGCGCAGGCGATAGTGATCCGGCCCAGCTGTCGAATAGCTGCACAGCATCGACGCCTGCATCAATCTGACCCAGCAGATATTCAACGGTATTTTCTATAATCGCATCAATCAGCTGAGAAAAAGCTGTTTCGTCCTGATAGGCATAGCGTCGGGTCACGCCCTGATCCTTACTGCCTTGCCCATGCACCATATAAGTTGCGACG
This DNA window, taken from Parasphingorhabdus litoris DSM 22379, encodes the following:
- a CDS encoding CopD family protein, whose translation is MNEILSMLYLWLKSAHIIFVIFWMAGLFMMPRFFVYHQESAVGSEEDRKWIEREGRLRKIILNPSMIITWVLGLALAYNIDAFSQGWFHGKLLIVLLLSGYHGWMMAYAKKLARGERTMTDKKLRLVNEVPGITAAVIVILVIVKPF
- the hemE gene encoding uroporphyrinogen decarboxylase, with amino-acid sequence MSDGTGSRKTLLNTLLGKKQAQTPVWLMRQAGRYLPEYRELRAQKGGFLELCYDAEAAAEVTLQPIRRFGFDGAILFSDILIVPHAMGQKLWFETGEGPRLAPRLVDAALSSLEAAPGHFEAIYNTVRSVASQLDDKTTFMGFAGSPWTVATYMVHGQGSKDQGVTRRYAYQDETAFSQLIDAIIENTVEYLLGQIDAGVDAVQLFDSWAGSLSPAQFEKWVIAPNAEIIARLKAVHPDLPIIGFPKGAGAKLAAYANETKADAIGLDETVDPLWAHKILPNDLPLQGNLDPLALIAGGEALEKSVRHILQVFEDRPHIFNLGHGILPDTPIEHVEKLLTLVRQ